Proteins co-encoded in one Nicotiana sylvestris chromosome 7, ASM39365v2, whole genome shotgun sequence genomic window:
- the LOC138874065 gene encoding uncharacterized protein has protein sequence MLLEDDITFTEEDAYRLLLLYNDALVISLNVLDFKIKRVLVDPGSLANIIQWRVLEQVKLTRSIIPATKLLVEFNLASVITQGEILLPTNAEGVMKTTLFEVVDGDIGYNIILGRPWLHEMKVVPLTYHQLLKFPMPKGAK, from the coding sequence ATGCTCCTAGAAGACGATATCACTTTTACAGAGGAGGACGCATACAGATTGTTGCTACTatacaacgacgcactggtaatttctttaaatgtgCTAGATTTTAAGATTaaacgtgttttagtggatccaggaaGTTTGGCTAATATAATACAATGGAGAGTATTGGAGCAAGTTAAACTCACCAGAAGCATTATTCCGGCCACAAAGCTCCTCGTCGAATTCAACCTCGCGAGCGTGATTACCCAAGGAGAAATTTTATTACCCACAAACGCTGAAGGAGTGATGAAAACAACTCTCTTCGAAGTGGTAGACGGTGATATTGGATATAACATCATTCTAGGAAGGCCATGGTTACACGAGATGAAAGTTGTACCATTAACATATCATCAATTGCTGAAGTTTCCAATGCCCAAAGGAGCTAAGTAG